A region from the Hydra vulgaris chromosome 08, alternate assembly HydraT2T_AEP genome encodes:
- the LOC100200486 gene encoding transmembrane protein 11, mitochondrial has protein sequence MKVTDDDSELSISKPKFTVIREIYEKDYNTSEFLEEQLERALESKVQHIIIEPVSIGDETTKWIQVGNFLHKTSVLTGISFLITPLVFSVRLQPYVLIPLSSVNILCTTLYDLSWQFDPCCKYQIELNARKIEQLQSQTLSSATPLILVYKDDKYRKRLHNILSCCILATISWKLYRIFYKL, from the coding sequence CGAGTTAAGTATTTCAAAGCCAAAGTTTACAGTAATACGAGAGATATATGAGAAAGATTACAATACGTCAGAGTTTCTAGAAGAACAGCTAGAAAGAGCTCTTGAATCTAAAGTCCAACATATTATTATTGAACCGGTATCTATTGGTGATGAAACAACTAAATGGATTCAAGTAGGGAATTTTCTACATAAAACCTCTGTTTTAACAGGCATCAGTTTTCTTATAACTCCACTAGTCTTTTCTGTGAGATTACAACCTTATGTTCTTATTCCATTATCCAGCGTCAACATCCTTTGTACAACTTTATACGATCTTAGTTGGCAGTTTGATCCCTGCTGTAAATACCAAATTGAATTAAATGCAAGAAAAATCGAACAGTTGCAATCACAAACTCTTTCATCTGCAACACCGTTGATATTGGTGTATAAGGATGACAAGTATAGGAAACGATTACACAATATATTATCGTGTTGCATTTTAGCAACGATTAGTTGGAAGTTGTATCgaatattttataagttgtaa